Genomic DNA from Maylandia zebra isolate NMK-2024a linkage group LG17, Mzebra_GT3a, whole genome shotgun sequence:
tttattgttgttgttgtgcttcgATTCACTCACTTAAATTTCaagtacaaaataataaatttactaggaaaacatgtttttggagGTTCAGAGCATTTCGTGTGAATTCAAATGGGTCAAAGATTCATTTCTGTCCCTCGAATCCTGAGTATCACTGTTTTTGTTCCATGGCTATGTTAAATAATAAGACACTCAAGctgagggacacacacacacacacacacacacacacacacacacacacacacacacacacacacacacacacacacacacacacacacacacactgaattgCTACCTGAAGTAGGTCTTTGTGTCTGCAGAAGGTAACAGAGGGAAATGTACATTTGAGTGAGACAGGACAGACCCTCTTTTGTCATGTAAACAACACAGCAGTAAGGATCAGTTTCTTGTTCTTGCTCTGGATGTTCCTCTTTgtccttctgctgctgctgcgtcaTCGTCACCGTGGATGATTTCATGCCTCTGGATCAGAGAGGAACATTTTAGATATTAAACTGAGACTGACAAATATCCCAGTTAACAAGTTTCCAAAAGAAGAACGTGTAAATGAGCTGGTTTGCTGCTCTAAGAAGTAAATACTATGTGTACTGTTTTAAATTAACTCACTAACGCTCTTACTATTCTCATGTTTATGAGTTAAGTAGCTAAACACAGCCAGAGGAGACTGGGAACAGGTGATGTTGGCAGTCCTGCTGTTGATCTTATATTTAGTAAATTCATGAATGAACACTTTTCTCAAAATGTGGAGCTACAGTTAGGATCAAAAGTTTTTGGACAAAGACacagtttttgtagttttgcctctgCACACTACCAGAGTGGATTTTACATAAATCAGGATGTGATTGATGTGCAGACCTTCAGCTTTAATTCCTTGGGTTTTACAAAAAGATTTCATCAGCTATTTAGAAGATGTAGCCATATTCATGCACAGAGGCCTAACAATAATCGAACAAGCAGCCGACAAGGAGGTgaaccttgtttcttcattgctTCGTTAAAAACCAAGAAGATAAAAGATCTGGAGTCGCTTCCATGTGTTGAACCTTCATTTGGTAACTATTTACTGGAACTCTTAGTGAGGTCCAAAGTTGTAAGTAAAAGTGAAGGAAGCCATCATTAGGCTGAAAAAGTCAAATAAACCGATCAGAGAGAGACAGGGGAGAAGATTCAGGAGTGCCCAAATCAAAATTCTGGTGCATTGACTGAAGGCAGagagagacccacaaacaagcatCAACTGAAGGGGGCTGCAGTAAAAGCCTGGGAGGCAGCCTTTGGTGAGATCTCTGAGATTTCAGAGACTCACTGACTGCAAAGGAATTTCATCAAAGTATGAAAAAGAAATCCTCAAATTTAAAATTATGTTAgtttatttcattcattttgagcctctgaaaacagGTGACAGTTAAAGTTTGAACCTCATAGACATCTTTATTATTTCGCTTAAATTGCACTGTGGTGGTAAtacagaggcaaaactacaaaCACTGCCTCACTGTCTCAATACTTATGGACCAAGACCTTAATTGATCAATGAAGCAATATCTGTGCAACATCtagatttaaaaaagcaaaaacaataatGAAGTTTAAACAccggaaacaggaaacagacttATAACTTGTTTCCATCGGTGTAAAAATGAAGTAAACCCTACAAACAGTATGCgtttttaaagctgctgtatCTGTGCTAAAATAACAGATACCTTTGTCAGACTTACCTATGACTTCAGCTGTATCGTCAGCCAGTGGGTCTGAGTTTATTATGTACTTGTTGCCAAATATCTGCACCAGCTTCTCAAAAAACTTGCATTCTTGTTTCTCTCCTCTGAAAACATGACACAGAACATCAGGACTGATGAGAAGACAAAAAGCTACAATCTGATAACTCTGAGGTGTGAATATGCTCAGAAGATAAAAACACGTTTACATTATGGATGATCCCACCACCTCACGGTGCCCTGTAACCTCTCAACAATGAACTGCTGAGCTTACTTTCTGCCTTCTAGGAAGTGCCTGAAATTAGCCCTCAGCCTCTTTATCCTGGACTGACATTGTTCAGGAGTGCGCAGGTAGCCCTGGCTGGTCATGACCTGAGAGATCTGGAGGaagatctgtttgtttttggcgcTGCCCTTTAAGTTCTCCTGGATCTCCTCGCTCCCCCAAATGTCCAGTAGGGCCTCGGTCTCTCCGTCGCTCCAGGGCAGCTTAGCGCTGTCGGGCACCCACTGGTTACCTGAGGGGACTGTGAGAAAAGAAACATTGATTTTTGTCCTCATGCATTGCCACACTTCTCTTAGCACCCAGTCATATGGTTTCTCTAGCTCCACAAAGAAACAGTGCCCTTCTCTATACTCCTTCATCAACACTTTCAAAGCACACATCACATCTGTGCAGCTCCCCCCACACACACTGTGACATACTCCATATAGTTACACCTTTTTTTGGGCCCAGTTCGAGTATGTAGTCATCTGGCTCATCTGCAGCCGACGTGTCTGCGGCCACGTCGTCGACTTTCAGTTCCTTCCTGAAGATTTTTTCCATCTCATTGAAGAATTTAAACTCTCCCCtacatttgtaaaaaaaacctcacCGTTACAACCAGAACTCTAATTACAGTTTTTATGCTAATTACTGTAAACGACAAAGAGCATCTTTATGCTCTGTTGAGTTCTTTCTTGAAATCTTTTGAGATTGTCATGACTTCACATGGACCTTCACCCGTGATCGTGTCAAATGTAaaaattttaaaagcaaaaccaaTACTAAAACCAATAAACATCTAAACAAGTTTAGAATAAGTGAGAATCAAAATCTTGTCGTTACTGACTTTTCATGGAGGAAGCCATATTTAAGACGCTTAATGCGGGTGTAGCACTGCTCCGAGGTCCTTATAAATCCTCGGTCGTTCATCTTCTCTGAGATGTAGTCAAACACATGTCGGTTCTTCAGGCAGCCCTTCAGAGTGAGCTGAACGCCGTCCTCACCCCAGATCTCCAGCAGTGTGCGAGTCTCCTGATCCGACCAGGGCATCTTTCGGCTCAGGTCGACCAGGAGCCGGCTGGTCGAGGGCTGCTCATCTAAAACGAGGAAACGCCTTTATTATTGTGTTCATCTTTGGCAGTTTAGTTCATATATGCACAGTAACCCTGTGTATTACTGACTGGCTGTGTAAACCCACATAAGACAGGCTCATTGTCCATCAAAGGTTGTAAGGTGGCATCGGTACTGTCCACAGGGGCAAAAATAGACTCGTCGCCAAGCACCGGAGCAAGGAGGTTGAAGTATCGGAACGCCGTGGGCCGCCCTCCATTTCTGGAAAACATAAATCCACGGTCAGCTGGCCAACAACATTCGAGCCTGGATCATCTCAAAAAGCATAAAGCATgtattgttgtttgtttgttttttacctgcGGCTGTTGCAGTAACGCCTGTAAGTCTTCTTCAACCTTTTAATCCGGGAGTGGCACTGCTCCGCTGTCCTCAGGTAGCCTATTGCAGCCATTTTCTCAGATATCTCGGCGAATATGTGACTATTGCGGACGCATATTTTCAGGCcatgctgcacatcatctgcgGCCCACACCTCGATGAGAGCAACCGTCTCCTGCTCTGTCCACGTTGTGTTCAAACCATCGGCACCTGTTACAGGTAGACACACATGTAAGATATCTGACTTGTAGCTGATTTTTAATCTAATGCAGAGCGCGTGTTCTGTACCTGAATCCTGCTCCTCTTGTTCATCCCTTTCATCATACTCATCAAGAGAAACTGCTTCCTGTCCCAGTATTTGTTCCAGTTGGCTGTAGAACTTGTAATCAACTTTTCTTCCAGATCTAGCGGGAATGAAAACGGCAGTTACGGAGGCATCACTCAGAGAGAGCGATACAAAAACAGGTAAACCGATGGAAAGACTGAGCTCACTTCTTCCTTTCGTAGCACTGTCGAAAGTTGTTCCTCAGAGACTTCACCTTCCAGCGGCACTGCTCCGAGGATTTCGAAAAACCGAGGTcctgcattctttcggaaatgtctGCGTAAACGTGGCCGTTGTGGACGAAACCCCTCAGGGCCTTCTGGAGATCTTCTTCACCCCAGATATCGACAAGTACCAGGGTCTCCTCGTCTGTCCAAGAGCTGGTTGCTGGCTTTTCAGCTGACATGTTGATTTCTGGGTCTTGTGATTGAGACACAGAAATTTAACATGAGTATAAAACATCCAAAATGGGAAAAATGGGATTAGGAATACTTTTTTAACTGTGTTGAATTCATTTTTACTTTCACTTCACTTTAGTCTAAAGTCATCATAATCATCCGCACATACAGTACATGGCTTAAATTATGTAGTTACTGAAAGCATTTGGGGCTCACTATTTTTTGAGGCCAATTAGCATGGGTCTAGTATTACATAGGGACCTCTGGTGATTTGTTATACACTAATTGGATTGAAGAAGTTGTTATTGATCTTACCCCTGTGTGAACCCAGCAGTTTTGTTctgtgtaaaataaaaactCCGACACAAACTGAACACAAAGGTTCTGTGATGATAGTGGCTGCATGCTAATCAGTATTTAAGTGATTTTTGCGCAatttttttgttgcttatttCATTCTCAAGAGTTATTTAGGCGTTTATGGAGATTTCTGGGTGCATATTCAGCAGGCTTATGTTCTATGCAGTCTGGAGAAAGACAAAGGAGAAAACAGGTGGAGAACAAGGAGCCTGCAGTGCAAAAACTGAGCCTGCAGTGCATGAGGTGTTTACGCTTTCCTTTACTTTCTCACATGCAGCATGCAGGAGTAGATACTCTGTGTCAGGCAAGCTCTGGTTTCTGGAAATTTTATGTTTTGCTAAGGCGAGGGTgtcatctgtgtgtgcaggaggTAGGAGACATGATTCACACTCACTTGCAGTGTATTGAAAAGGCATTCGCCTGCAAGATTCTCACATCACATGGACTTTGTACCAGGAACTTGGCAAATTAAAGCCCATTCATAATAGATATGAATAGGTCTTAAGAAGTTCAGAGCTGTGGTGCatgaaaaagcattaaaacaatCTTCCATTCTGAGTTAACATTAAGGGGGTGGGTAGAAGACAGAAATTTTACCTCTTTCTGTTACCGATTCACTGTTGGAGTCTTCTGATATTTCGATGGAGTCTGTTACCATGGTAGACGACGTTGATGGCTGTTTATCCAAAATTTGTTCCAGCAGATCATAGAATTTAAAGTCGACTCTGTCAGTCCCAGATGAGCTAGAGGCAGAAAGACAGGTGCGTTAAAACAAAGTCACTCCAACGGTGCGGGACTCCAGATGTGCAGTTTTTACCTCATGTTTTCCCGACACTGGCGATAGTTCCCCTTCAGACGTTTGATCCTCGTGTGGCACTGCTCGGGGCTGCGGGAGTAGCCGTTAGCGGCAAGCTTCTCtgaaatttcagtgaaaatgtgACCGTTGTGTGGGTAGCGTCTAAGGCACTGCTGGACCTGAAGGAAGGTAGAATTCCGTGTAAAAGTAGTAAAGTGAAGTAATACAGAATGAAGCAGCAATAAAGTGAGATTATCAGGAAATTTATGGACATTTCCGAAAGATTTTTTGGGGAGTGCATGGATTGTGACATTGTGCTTTACCTGTGGGTCTCCCCAGATCTCCAGAAGGATGATCGTCTCTTTGTCTGACCAAGGGACTTTCCTCCTGTCCTCCTGAATTTCCACAGCAGACTCTGAAGAGgcagaaataaaaaaggaaacacatcAATACACAATCccttatttcacttttttttttttagataactACAATACCgtacaaaagtcttgagctacctctcatttctttacattttgctcaGAAGATTGGAACAgcgatttattgaaatgtgaaaatataaatTGAAATACACCATAGAAGCCACGAGCTTCTTTATTCttcatgactttcagatactgttcatctgatGATAGTTTTTACATTCACCACTTCTTTTGTCCTTCACTTGTCCTCtttcctcattttttaaaaagaaaacactgcaaaccatgCAAAGTTTTCAGCAAAAGGCTCTTTGAGAATCACCTTGTAGGTGCAAAAATACTACTTTATATCTGTCAAACTATCTTATGgcatttttggcatttttcatagaatcaactaaaaaaaaaaaaaaaggtaacaaaTGATATCTTTTGCAACAcactgctagtaacaaagtgcccaAAGATATCcttcattttttattatatttattcttttgccaagttgtctgttatgtgttaATACTGTACTGGTTCATCCTGCAAGAAGATAGATGTTGtcttatgcttgaatgattcgtAGGTCTGAGTTAAGTATCTTTCATTTCTCTGAAAACAATAAGATACAAGAACTGCattaaaaatgagtgaaaaagcttCTATGCTCAAAGAAAAACTATGAAAGACCTTGAGAACTATAGCTTAAGAACACTTGGAATATAAGGAAATGATGAGTGGCTCAAGGCTTGGGCACAGCACTGTGCTTTACATCGATTCTGCTGCCATGTACTCTACTGATGGATTATGTGAAAGAAAAGGTTACATTATGTTATAGTGAGATGATTATGATCTGAAGGCAGATATCCATTCTGTATATCTCAGTCAGTTAGTTATAAACACAAAAGTTTATGCTGTTAAATATAATTTCTGGTTTTCAAATTGAAccacaaataaagaaaacagttaCTAAATACAACAAACTGAcaacagaaataataataaatatacacAAAGTCATGGAAGAAGTGTGGGTGCAAAATTTAGAAAAACAAGCATTCACTTCTAACTTTAGATATCTGTTACATGTCCACAGCGCCCCCCAGAGGGCAAAATCAGAAAGTACAAAAACAAATGGTGATTTTTATAATGTGGAGCTTTGCTCATGTATCTTGTACTTCCCTACATTTAACTGCCTCGACGTAGTACTTCATCTGGCTCATGATCACAATTGTAATGTGGGAAGCAGAGAAAGAAAGTTCCAAGTTTTGCTGTCATTGCTTGGCAGTACTGCACAAACAAATGAGAAATCCAGGAGGCTCACAAACAGTGAAATCCACTACAAATGAATCTAGTTTTACTAAAACCTTACCAACACTCACTGAAGAGTAGCAATTGCTCCTGCTATGCCATGCCATAGCAGGAGCTCATTGGCTCTTTGCCCAAAAGGAGCAATGAGCTCAATAGATTCCTTGTCAGCTGATGTCTCGACCAAGCAATAGCCAATCAGTGCAAACAAATTGGGAAGCAGGCTGTTTATCTAAACGGTCCTCCTGAGCAGAGAAACTGAGCTTACCCATGTCTGGATGAGTGTAGGCAGGAAAGTTGCGTTCTTCGGGCTCTCCTGGTATTTCTTCCAGCTGTGGAACTGAAGGGAAGTCTTTCACTAGAATTCTTCCCAGCTCGTTGTAAAACTTGCACCGAACTTGCTCCTGTCCTTTCAGGCTACAGTGCAGGGACAACAAAAGAGCAGAGATATTAGGTTTACAAATCGAAAACTTTTCTTTTACTCTTTCCACTCCGAGCACACATACTTGTTTTGGTAGCACTGCCTGAAGTTCGATTTCAGCCTTTTTAACCTCGTCTGGCACTGCTCTGGCGTCCGGGAGAAACCCTGTGTGGCCATTTTGTTGGATATGATGGAAAAAATGTGCCCGGTTCTGTGCATTCCCCTCAGCTCCTGCTGCATCTTATCTTCACCCCATGTGTTGATCAGGGCCAAGGTCTCCAAGTCTGTCCAGGGAACGCTTCTCGTTCCTAAAATAACAAATCACAGAATTTTGTCAGAAGTATTAATTCCATTTTGAGCAAAACAATACTGTGTCCAAAAAAATGGACACATCTCTACGTATGATGTGGACAAAAAGTACTGGACCACCTCCACATTGCACCTGCAGGGGCTAACCATTTATGGAAACCCAAGCCATGAAGCTCCCATACACAGTtcctgtgctgatgttaatggaCTATGCAGACATTAAGTTAGCAGAGTATGGGCGACTATTACGGACTCAGCACTCAACAACCCCACTCTGTTACCTCACATGCTCTGCCACTTTGTGGTTGATTTGCTACTGTTAATAAATGCTTTCACTTTGAAATAATACCACTAATAGCTGAGTGTGGAATATCTAGGAGGGAAGAAATTTCAACAAAGGCAACAGAGGCATCCTATTACACCATCACGCTCGAATTACGTAATATTAACCGACTCTGGTTATTTATGGAAACCCAAGCCGTCCCTTCCTTACTCCCCATGCTGCTGCCATCCTTGTCCATAGTCTTATTGCGTCCCGTATCGATTACTTCCTAATTTGGTCTCCCTATAAGGTCCCTTCATAAACTCCAACTTCTTCAAAATTCTGCAGCTCGGGTCATAACTCGCACTCCGTCAAGAGCTCATATTACCCCagttcttcagcagcttcactggttaCCCATAGACATCAGGATAAATCTTACTTGTGTATCCATAAATCTCCTCCTTCCTATTTGTGTGACCTGCTTCAGATCACCACTGTTTCCCACCCTCTCAGATCCTCATCTGCTATTCATCTTACTGTCCCGTCTGCACGTCTTATCAACAAAGCTTAcatacacaacacagacatcacatggggagaCAGGTCGGAGACCGGTAGTATTacggaaaaacactgaaatgtacaaCACAATGAGCAAGTCACAAAGAGCACACAAATGTCCACATCACAATATCACGAAGCACGTGACAAGCAGCAGGGGTGAGAAGTAAGCCGATGCAGACACAGCCATCCTGCCCTGCCGCTATTTTTCCAGCGCTGGGCCCAGACCCGCCGTCCGACTCGACCTTGGAGATAAGCGTACGAGGGCGTTTGGAATGAAGAGTCTAAACACAGTTTGTTATCAGGGGAGAAACTGTTTGTTacattcagctccagccttgagaccacaGCTGGCGCCGATATGGTAGCCGCATGAAATAATGGTGGAGTTCTTGCTTTAGTGCGAACCACTGCATGACAATTTTACAGTCGGTCTAATGTCCATTACCGGTTCCTCACTattcccgttggagagccgtgagcCTCTCCGCGATGTTGTCGGAGTACTCACAGCACCCGCAAGCTTCTCCAAGTTAAACTTAAGTACAAGCTCCAACATCGTTGCAATCAACatagcgggcagccttgtggggatTTGAACAGCTGTTTCCGCTTTCTTTATtcttcgataagccagggccaagccagcgccgatcagcaagaaccctgttgtCATGGTTCCAAAAAGGTAGATATCTTCAATGGGCTCTCCTGAATCCAGGCTTCTCGTCGAGAAGAGGTTGTCAATTCCATTCAGGGagcagttgatcaaatccataattcctcttttaggttttagagaacagactgtgagactCTTCCAGGGCAGAGGGAGAGAAGCAGACAAGACTAGACAGAAACATGAGAAAGCCAAGCAGGAAAGATAAGGgaagggagagggagaaagtgtgaccgccttcgtcaagagcCAGAGAAGTGAActcattttatgtattttatgactattgctccatttattaattttgttcttttgtaaggtgaccttgggtttctTGAAGGCGCCCTTgagtaaaatgtattattattattattattattattgaattcTTTGAGCTCTTTAGATCAACCCactctttcacaaatgtttgcaatgGCAGCCTGCACGGCTTTGTGCATGATTTTATACGACTGTAGCAATGAGACTTAAACATCTGGATTCAAAGACTGGACGGACAAACAGCATTACGAGTCAGAGGGAAAATAGTAAATTCTGTAATCCTTAGCATTTCTTTCAGATGCAAAATTGTATGAAGCcttaaaagacagaaaagcttTTAATGTCACTAACAATTGTGCTGCAAGAGTTAAACTTAAGTACAAATATGTGACCTCCTACCAATTTCCAGGTGGCCCGTTTGTCCGACAAACTGCAAGTCATCATCACCGTCTCGGGACTCGTCTTCATCGATAATTTCCTCAACGTCGTAGGTGATCTCAGGAACGGCCAAGGAAGCCGATGAGCCGAGGACCTGATCCAGCTGTGTGTAAAATTTATGCTCCAGCCTGGAGTTCCCTCCGGCGACAGATCAGGGAGAAAACAACAGGATCAGTGAACATATCTGACAAACGTCAGCGAGAGCTTCAAAATCTGTGTCGTTAAATGCCCACTTGTTCTGACGGAAGCACTTCTTCAGTCGTTTGATCCTCGTCTGGCACTGCTCCACTGTCCTCATGTAGCCCCTCTCTGCCATCTTTTGTGCAATTTGGGTGAATATGTGGCGGTTTTTCAAGCAGCCCTTCAGAGCTCGCTGCACGGAGTCCTTCCCCCAGATGTCGAGAAGATGGAGCGTCTCCTCATCCGACCAGGGAACTTTTGTGTCCGTTACAACTGGAAAAGAGCCCTCCTGAGAGTCTGAAATGAAACACGAAGACTCAGTTAAAGCAATGCTTAGAAATACAAAACCAAATATTAGATTGAGACCATGTATAAACTGCACACACCTGTATAATCTCCCCATATGGAGATGAGAGGAGATTCACCTGAATTCTCATCATCCACTGAGGACTCCCTGCAAAGGTTAAAAAACTACGATTGGAGTTGCTCGCTTACAAACCGTTTTCTCAtcaaatgtaattatttatttaacgcTGTTCTAACTGAAATACAGGAGTGTGTAAAAAATGAATTGCACTCTATGATCAACCACCATTACCAACAACACCGTGTGACTTTATCAATGTTTCACAttactgtggaggaattttggcccattttttttatagctttgctgcaattcattcatttatgcacagctttctgtgaaaagaaatgaaacaaaaaacatgccTAAAACGTTTTCCACTAATAAATAATCTTCCTCACTTTAGATCGATGGcttcaaattgtttggaaattGCTTTATTACCCTTTGCAGATTGACAGCTAGCTGCTATTCTTCTCTAAGATCactgctgatgatcagttattTAAGTGCATTTGATGAGCAGCAACTGGATGCTACTGACCCAAGCAAGTGGTAAAGGTGTACAGTgctccctcgctataacgcggttcacctttcacggCCTCGCTGTTGCGTGGATTTTTTCTGTGCAAATTTTTTTTACGGCACATTGTGTTCCGCGTCCTGATCGGCTGTAGACCACTGTCTCCAAGAGGCactgtctcctgtacagtacagaatgtgttcaGGTTGTCAAATGTACCAAgatcttcgatcgctagcagtgtgactctgaagtgctgtactgtttgtttgtaagttttctccccaacaagcacaacaatgtcgacgaaacgttttgcaccgtcaaaggcaCCTGCGGTTGCACCCAAAAcgcagaggaagatgctaaccatcgcacaaaaagttggacttctggacatgctaaagGAAGGTAGAAGTTTTCGGACCATAAAGGCACACCAAATTATAAGgagcattaagcgaaacaaaacagtcagataaactttactcaactcattcttcttgcttcctctacttccgtaacattgatccattaatgttgaattctctggcagctgctctattcccatgttctggccctgaaaacagggtttgatctttggtttcattttatAAACTGAACTTATTTTTccacgaaggtttgaactttgagagtgtttaaacaagagagaaagagagaaaatgttcatgcctgtctgagaaaagcgtataaagtgtgtagtgaggggctTTACAGCTTTAAAAGATCTataataattggaaaaaataaagttggcccCTTCATGGACTTCACCTAacgctggttatttttagaacgcaACTACCGCGATAAACAAGGGATCACTGTACTTTTTTTACACACTGCTTATTCTTCTAgtttggctctttttttttgttaaataaataatgactctGTGAAATATGTCACGCCttgttgttcatctgaggttgtatttcCATAATTTTAAGTCCTGCTAAGGACCAGATGATTTTTATAAACAAACCTCGTGAATGAGAGAACCTGTACTTTCTATTTCGCATGACTCTATATTAGCATTCACGCTCTCTGCAGTGTAGACATCTGCTGAAAATTTAATAGGAAATCATTTACGTCCTGGGGAGAGATTTCAGTCTGAACCAAACATTAAAGGCGGACCAGTAGACCTACATCCTAGCATGACT
This window encodes:
- the zgc:113263 gene encoding uncharacterized protein zgc:113263 yields the protein MEIKRGTESGSNRGNDLPLRYLRLLAPPLQLLSAGVWQVVQQGLVDHYGMLEEFVTMVTELVPELMSYSQRAQLILGLRARLVLELCRGEHPVDMQIIQPHLDRIKAPVSTAKDHHVTINHVEESEVNFVELVHSLLEDPSERKYFFQEIFPVYFGSKYDAALEMLVWEFISRLEELLPVPDFTQLAALLRDTPSFLDDCLQTLFPPEDMKAVLEHHRNLGHFKEKDPRLLPMDDCILTSLSLPPGTKTVMETASCSPALKDSDHKGLLSAPVNASSTEKSRRSSEPIRQGPRETRDSGSWQLQARAGNISQERKVQNIISTLPCDETIDLTTSNETADTDSEASENNQSLRAARILRKRKLSGGVDIPTKQQETSAFLESSVDDENSGESPLISIWGDYTDSQEGSFPVVTDTKVPWSDEETLHLLDIWGKDSVQRALKGCLKNRHIFTQIAQKMAERGYMRTVEQCQTRIKRLKKCFRQNKLEHKFYTQLDQVLGSSASLAVPEITYDVEEIIDEDESRDGDDDLQFVGQTGHLEIGTRSVPWTDLETLALINTWGEDKMQQELRGMHRTGHIFSIISNKMATQGFSRTPEQCQTRLKRLKSNFRQCYQNNLKGQEQVRCKFYNELGRILVKDFPSVPQLEEIPGEPEERNFPAYTHPDMESAVEIQEDRRKVPWSDKETIILLEIWGDPQVQQCLRRYPHNGHIFTEISEKLAANGYSRSPEQCHTRIKRLKGNYRQCRENMSSSGTDRVDFKFYDLLEQILDKQPSTSSTMVTDSIEISEDSNSESVTERDPEINMSAEKPATSSWTDEETLVLVDIWGEEDLQKALRGFVHNGHVYADISERMQDLGFSKSSEQCRWKVKSLRNNFRQCYERKKSGRKVDYKFYSQLEQILGQEAVSLDEYDERDEQEEQDSGADGLNTTWTEQETVALIEVWAADDVQHGLKICVRNSHIFAEISEKMAAIGYLRTAEQCHSRIKRLKKTYRRYCNSRRNGGRPTAFRYFNLLAPVLGDESIFAPVDSTDATLQPLMDNEPVLYEQPSTSRLLVDLSRKMPWSDQETRTLLEIWGEDGVQLTLKGCLKNRHVFDYISEKMNDRGFIRTSEQCYTRIKRLKYGFLHEKGEFKFFNEMEKIFRKELKVDDVAADTSAADEPDDYILELGPKKVPSGNQWVPDSAKLPWSDGETEALLDIWGSEEIQENLKGSAKNKQIFLQISQVMTSQGYLRTPEQCQSRIKRLRANFRHFLEGRKGEKQECKFFEKLVQIFGNKYIINSDPLADDTAEVIEA